One window of Campylobacter sp. RM12651 genomic DNA carries:
- a CDS encoding GGDEF domain-containing protein has product MEIIFAWNKDYETNIDNVDKQHYYLVQLINELALKLSEKNLNKNELDEAFNGILNYAKEHFSEEEMLMQNVNIYSDFFQEHKLSHKMFIEQTKQLYDDVGDGTNKEAVKSLLEFLISWLAFHILGIDQNMAKQIELINQGLEAKEAYEIVVQNENKQTAPLVKALSNLLNVVVKKNSELLELKRNLELKVKEKTRELAATNQTLRSIALTDVLTNLPNRRHLFEVLEVILNEAKENSLITSGLMIDLDNFKEVNDTYGHEMGDKVLREFSQTIKETIRTDDVLARLGGDEFFVLLPNTDIDGAMLLAKTLLNVTRSLNIQVGNKLDDRWKSSISIGVATILPTTITNSNDFMKKTDLAVYAAKNAGKNCIKVYNEEILTK; this is encoded by the coding sequence ATGGAAATAATATTTGCTTGGAATAAAGACTATGAAACAAATATTGATAATGTTGATAAGCAGCATTATTATTTAGTGCAATTAATAAATGAACTAGCTTTAAAATTAAGCGAAAAGAATTTAAATAAAAACGAATTAGATGAAGCTTTTAATGGTATTTTAAACTATGCTAAAGAGCATTTTTCAGAAGAAGAAATGCTAATGCAAAATGTAAATATTTATAGTGATTTTTTTCAAGAGCATAAATTAAGTCATAAAATGTTTATAGAACAAACTAAGCAATTATATGATGATGTTGGAGATGGCACTAATAAAGAAGCTGTTAAGAGTTTGTTAGAGTTTTTGATTTCTTGGCTTGCTTTTCATATTTTAGGGATTGACCAAAATATGGCAAAACAAATAGAATTAATTAATCAAGGTCTTGAAGCTAAAGAAGCTTATGAGATAGTAGTTCAAAATGAAAATAAGCAAACAGCACCTTTAGTAAAAGCTCTTAGTAATCTTTTAAATGTTGTAGTTAAGAAAAATAGCGAATTATTAGAACTTAAAAGAAATCTTGAATTAAAAGTGAAAGAGAAAACAAGAGAATTAGCAGCAACAAATCAAACTTTAAGAAGTATAGCTTTAACAGATGTATTAACAAATTTGCCAAATAGAAGACATTTATTTGAAGTTTTAGAAGTTATTTTAAATGAAGCTAAAGAAAATTCATTAATTACAAGTGGTTTAATGATTGATTTAGATAATTTTAAAGAAGTAAATGACACTTATGGACACGAAATGGGCGATAAGGTATTAAGAGAATTTTCGCAAACAATCAAAGAAACTATTAGAACTGATGATGTTTTAGCAAGACTTGGTGGAGATGAGTTTTTTGTTTTACTACCAAATACAGATATTGATGGTGCTATGTTGCTAGCAAAAACACTTTTAAATGTTACTAGAAGTTTAAATATTCAAGTAGGAAATAAGTTAGATGATAGATGGAAAAGTAGTATTAGTATAGGAGTGGCTACAATTTTGCCGACTACTATTACAAATTCTAATGATTTTATGAAAAAAACCGATTTAGCAGTGTATGCTGCTAAAAATGCTGGCAAAAATTGCATAAAAGTATATAATGAAGAAATTTTAACTAAATGA
- a CDS encoding thermonuclease family protein, whose product MKKPTKAQMQLIKKLPFKYQIIALIVFLVVANFSYFTSFTKEYSLEKVSDGDTIVLLSKGEKIKVRFYGIDAPESAQEYGQFCKNMLSDFLKNKDIKLEIKDKDKYGRVVGIVYANGEDINKAMVRNGCAWSYQNYTKKYLDDEKYARANKLGLWQGKNPQNPREFRLEHKRD is encoded by the coding sequence ATGAAAAAACCAACAAAAGCACAAATGCAATTAATTAAAAAATTACCATTTAAATATCAAATAATTGCTTTAATTGTTTTTTTAGTAGTTGCAAATTTTTCTTATTTTACTTCTTTTACTAAAGAGTATTCACTAGAAAAAGTAAGTGATGGAGATACTATAGTTTTGCTTAGCAAAGGAGAAAAAATCAAAGTGAGATTTTATGGCATAGACGCACCTGAAAGCGCTCAAGAATACGGGCAATTTTGTAAAAATATGCTAAGTGATTTTCTTAAAAATAAAGATATTAAGTTAGAGATTAAAGACAAAGATAAATATGGACGGGTTGTAGGTATTGTCTATGCTAATGGCGAAGATATAAATAAAGCAATGGTAAGAAATGGTTGTGCGTGGTCGTATCAAAACTATACGAAAAAATATTTAGATGATGAAAAATACGCAAGAGCCAATAAATTAGGATTATGGCAAGGTAAAAATCCACAAAATCCAAGAGAATTTAGATTAGAGCATAAAAGAGATTGA
- the motB gene encoding flagellar motor protein MotB — translation MSKKKKCPPIPACEKWAVPLADFFSLLLALFIALYAIASVNTDKAKALTKEFVKIFDFPSTQVVEKESKTDGKHSPSNNEESRALQAQNINQQESIEKLKAILDQRENQFYMELPSILLFNKDETRVANSDDILYLKRIKMIMQGLGDGVQLEIRGFSDNDDSYLTSFDLATARAREVLEILIKSGVDSSKLSIKSYGANNPRFDNNSLESAKNNRVELYFKTDINDIKSQKTILDAVEKVK, via the coding sequence ATGTCTAAGAAAAAAAAGTGCCCACCAATACCAGCATGCGAGAAATGGGCTGTTCCTTTAGCAGACTTTTTCTCATTATTACTAGCGTTATTTATCGCACTTTACGCTATTGCTTCGGTAAATACTGATAAAGCAAAGGCTTTAACTAAAGAATTTGTAAAGATTTTTGATTTTCCAAGCACGCAGGTGGTAGAAAAAGAGAGTAAAACAGATGGCAAACATAGTCCATCAAATAACGAAGAATCTCGTGCTTTACAAGCTCAAAATATAAATCAGCAAGAAAGTATAGAAAAACTAAAAGCTATCTTAGATCAAAGAGAAAACCAATTTTATATGGAACTTCCTTCAATATTGTTATTTAATAAAGATGAAACTAGAGTTGCAAATAGTGATGATATTTTATATCTTAAAAGAATTAAAATGATTATGCAAGGCTTAGGAGATGGGGTTCAGCTTGAAATTCGTGGATTTAGCGATAATGATGATAGTTATTTAACAAGTTTTGATTTAGCGACTGCAAGAGCTAGAGAAGTCCTTGAGATACTTATTAAAAGCGGGGTTGATTCATCAAAACTTAGTATCAAAAGCTATGGAGCAAACAATCCTAGATTTGATAATAATAGTTTAGAATCTGCAAAAAATAATAGAGTTGAATTATATTTTAAAACTGATATAAACGATATAAAATCTCAAAAAACAATACTTGATGCAGTAGAAAAAGTTAAATAA
- a CDS encoding bile acid:sodium symporter family protein, translating into MKKISDFISKNLAILVLVCTAFALFYPSISNIIKTSYVNYLLGIIMFGMGLSVRASDFKELFLRPKDVIIGIFAQFIIMPFIAFVLIFVFKLDSALAIGVALVGACPGGTSSNVISYLAKADVALSVSITSCTTILAPIITPFITYLLVGKSIDINAISMFVSIIQVIIIPILLGVLAHKFLPKITEKLQDILPLISTFGIVAIVMSVVGANATKILDNLGIILIVVMLHNVLGYLLGFFAGKIFKLELAKQKTLAIEVGMQNSGLAASLATTHFAAYPLAAVVAALFSVWHNISGGILATIFRRF; encoded by the coding sequence ATGAAAAAAATTAGCGATTTTATTTCAAAAAATTTAGCTATTTTGGTTTTAGTTTGCACTGCTTTTGCTTTGTTTTATCCAAGTATTTCTAATATTATTAAGACAAGTTATGTTAATTATTTGCTTGGAATTATTATGTTTGGAATGGGGCTTAGTGTTAGAGCTAGTGATTTTAAGGAATTATTTTTAAGACCTAAAGATGTGATTATAGGTATTTTTGCACAATTTATAATAATGCCTTTTATAGCTTTTGTTTTGATTTTTGTTTTCAAACTTGATAGTGCTTTAGCAATAGGTGTTGCTTTAGTTGGTGCTTGTCCTGGTGGCACTAGCTCAAATGTGATTAGCTACCTAGCAAAAGCTGATGTTGCTTTATCAGTTAGTATTACAAGCTGCACTACGATTTTAGCTCCGATAATTACTCCATTTATTACTTATTTATTAGTTGGAAAAAGCATTGATATTAACGCTATTTCAATGTTTGTTAGCATTATTCAAGTGATAATTATTCCTATTTTATTAGGTGTTTTAGCTCATAAGTTTTTACCTAAAATTACTGAAAAATTACAAGATATTTTGCCACTTATTTCAACCTTTGGAATTGTAGCTATAGTAATGAGCGTAGTTGGTGCGAACGCAACAAAAATCTTAGATAATTTAGGCATTATTTTAATAGTTGTAATGCTTCATAATGTCTTAGGCTATCTTTTAGGCTTTTTTGCTGGAAAAATCTTTAAATTAGAATTAGCAAAACAAAAAACTCTAGCAATAGAAGTAGGAATGCAAAACTCAGGCTTAGCTGCTTCACTAGCAACTACTCATTTTGCTGCTTATCCTTTAGCTGCTGTTGTGGCTGCTTTATTTAGCGTGTGGCACAATATTTCAGGTGGGATTTTAGCAACAATTTTTAGAAGATTTTAA
- a CDS encoding YbdD/YjiX family protein, with protein sequence MKKQLREFFYAMLGAPDYEKYLEHFKKMHPDKTPLTKKEFFIEQTSKRKTKC encoded by the coding sequence ATGAAAAAGCAGCTTCGTGAGTTTTTTTACGCAATGCTTGGAGCACCTGATTATGAAAAATATTTAGAGCATTTTAAGAAAATGCACCCTGATAAAACTCCTTTAACTAAAAAGGAGTTTTTCATAGAACAAACAAGCAAGCGTAAAACAAAATGCTGA
- the motA gene encoding flagellar motor stator protein MotA, whose translation MDLTTVLGMVLALTSICVGDILEGGNPLHLIHISSVLIVLPTAFFSTMVGTNKYFIKGAFKELKIVFKGSGVNFQARTDQLIEFASIARKDGLLALEPKVAEIDNHYLKSAMMMMVDGKDVEEIKESMELDISHSETYYDECREFFCRVGESCPTFGLVGAVCGLMLALQLLDNPQAMAMGIAGAFTATVTGIYCCYGVFVPWGNKIKGNGHDLIVEKELMMAGVVGIAEGANPRDLEQKLFLYFPHGLVPKSQFGE comes from the coding sequence GTGGATTTAACAACGGTCTTAGGAATGGTTTTAGCTCTTACATCTATTTGCGTAGGGGATATTTTAGAAGGTGGTAACCCATTACACCTTATTCATATTTCATCGGTTTTAATCGTTTTACCAACAGCATTTTTCTCTACTATGGTTGGAACGAATAAATATTTTATAAAAGGAGCTTTTAAAGAGCTTAAAATAGTTTTTAAAGGTAGTGGGGTTAATTTTCAAGCAAGAACCGATCAGTTAATAGAATTTGCTTCTATTGCTAGAAAAGATGGGCTTTTAGCACTTGAACCAAAAGTAGCTGAAATAGATAATCACTACTTAAAATCAGCAATGATGATGATGGTTGATGGTAAAGATGTTGAAGAAATAAAAGAAAGTATGGAGCTTGATATTTCTCATTCAGAAACTTATTATGATGAGTGTAGGGAATTCTTTTGTCGTGTAGGTGAGTCTTGTCCTACATTCGGACTTGTTGGAGCGGTGTGCGGTCTTATGCTAGCACTTCAATTACTTGATAATCCGCAAGCAATGGCGATGGGTATTGCGGGTGCATTTACGGCTACGGTTACAGGGATTTATTGTTGTTATGGAGTGTTTGTGCCTTGGGGAAACAAAATCAAAGGTAACGGACATGATTTAATAGTAGAAAAAGAGCTTATGATGGCTGGGGTAGTTGGTATAGCAGAAGGTGCAAATCCAAGAGATTTAGAGCAAAAGCTATTTTTATATTTCCCACATGGTTTAGTACCTAAATCACAATTTGGTGAATAA
- a CDS encoding CstA-like transporter-associated (seleno)protein, whose amino-acid sequence MGFFDKLKAACGIPDYEAYLKEHKEKYPNEEPLSKEEFLKREKERLNSNCA is encoded by the coding sequence ATGGGATTTTTTGATAAACTCAAAGCAGCTTGTGGTATTCCTGATTATGAAGCTTATTTAAAAGAGCATAAGGAAAAATACCCAAATGAAGAGCCTTTAAGCAAAGAAGAATTTTTAAAGCGTGAGAAAGAGCGTTTAAATTCTAATTGTGCTTGA
- a CDS encoding LysE family transporter, translating into MVFIKGFILILSLIVAIGAQNMFVIKQAILKNHIILICSICFICDAILLACGVFGVGKVLLKNETMSLIVTILGMLFLITYAMISLKSAFMNTNCDFQNDNEKLSVKKAITLTLAITLLNPHVYLDTIFLVGANAINIQQNERILFFLGGVCASFLWFFSLGLGVSKISKILLNKKIYFFIEILTSLIMIYIAYDLLKILIN; encoded by the coding sequence ATGGTTTTTATAAAAGGTTTTATATTAATATTATCATTAATTGTTGCTATCGGAGCTCAAAATATGTTTGTAATAAAACAAGCAATATTAAAAAATCATATAATTTTAATATGCAGTATTTGTTTTATTTGCGATGCTATTTTACTTGCTTGTGGAGTATTTGGAGTTGGTAAAGTATTATTAAAAAATGAAACAATGAGTTTAATAGTTACAATTTTAGGTATGTTATTTTTAATCACTTATGCGATGATTTCACTAAAATCAGCCTTTATGAACACTAATTGTGATTTTCAAAATGATAATGAAAAATTAAGTGTAAAAAAAGCAATAACTTTAACCTTAGCAATTACTTTACTAAACCCACATGTTTATTTAGATACCATATTTTTAGTTGGAGCAAACGCTATAAATATTCAACAAAATGAAAGGATATTATTTTTCTTAGGTGGTGTATGTGCTTCTTTTTTGTGGTTTTTTTCTTTAGGATTAGGAGTTAGTAAAATTAGTAAAATACTTTTAAATAAAAAAATATATTTTTTTATAGAAATATTAACTAGCCTAATAATGATTTATATAGCTTATGATTTATTAAAAATTTTAATCAATTAG
- the thiD gene encoding bifunctional hydroxymethylpyrimidine kinase/phosphomethylpyrimidine kinase translates to MKKILSIAGSDPSGGAGLQADIKTIQAHKMYAMSVITALTAQNTSGVFGVLRVDTDFIKAQIKACFDECEIDFIKIGMLYNEEIINCVKNTLNGYSKIVLDPVMVSTSGARLLDERAINTIKDFAKNVYLITPNLYEAEVLLGEKITNEKDAINAAKSLEKTLNCKVLLKGGHLKASDFLSENGEITIFKGKKIKNIVTHGTGCTLSSAIACNLALNENIKTACKNAKDYVSNALKNSFNFNYKVKLLNHF, encoded by the coding sequence ATGAAAAAGATATTAAGCATAGCTGGAAGTGACCCATCTGGTGGGGCTGGGTTGCAAGCTGATATAAAGACAATTCAAGCTCATAAAATGTATGCAATGAGTGTAATTACAGCCTTAACTGCTCAAAATACTAGCGGAGTTTTTGGCGTTTTAAGGGTTGATACAGATTTTATAAAAGCTCAAATAAAAGCTTGTTTTGATGAATGCGAAATAGATTTTATAAAAATCGGAATGCTTTATAATGAAGAAATTATAAATTGTGTTAAAAATACTCTAAATGGATATAGTAAAATCGTATTAGATCCAGTAATGGTATCTACAAGTGGTGCAAGATTGCTTGATGAAAGGGCGATTAATACTATAAAAGATTTTGCAAAAAATGTTTATTTGATTACTCCAAATTTATATGAAGCTGAAGTTTTGTTGGGCGAAAAAATCACAAATGAAAAAGATGCAATAAATGCAGCAAAAAGTCTAGAAAAAACTCTAAATTGTAAGGTTTTGTTAAAAGGTGGACACTTAAAAGCAAGTGATTTTTTAAGCGAAAATGGTGAAATTACGATTTTTAAAGGCAAAAAAATAAAAAATATTGTAACTCACGGCACGGGTTGTACTCTAAGCTCTGCAATTGCTTGTAATTTAGCTTTAAACGAAAATATTAAAACAGCTTGTAAAAATGCAAAAGATTATGTAAGTAATGCTTTAAAAAATAGCTTTAATTTTAATTACAAAGTAAAATTATTAAATCATTTTTAG
- the polA gene encoding DNA polymerase I, which yields MKKIIVVDTLNVLFRSYYAMRNLKSAKDEKPIGMIFGLLNFMLKIVEEIECDYVVFALDSSGGSFRKELLPDYKANRKELEPELKEQIPVCIELIKKSGFLSIEMPNYEADDIIASVSKFAKQQGLFTSIYSTDKDLYQLLDDNNTELIGKNYEIINELACIEKFGVKPYQMLDYLTLVGDSADNFKGIPGIGPVAAKKLLNEYDSLDNVYKNLNVLGNKSSQKKLAEHKDDAVLSKKLAKLVDDLPLGDFLSKASKPSINIFNNIEDELREFELFKFLKFIDKQNEIKEEKQVSLKYTKTLLDDKEELFKIIDNLGDEVGFDTETTGLNYDDKIVGFSFCNQDKSYYVPILHKNAKNIAKEDAIKAINKIFEKVIIGHNLKFDLKMLKNDLGISYPKKFKDSMIAAWLLDSSSKYSLDYLAKEYFDYTCLAYEEVVKKGENFSDIDTKLACEYASEDAFITKAIYEHAFKNLDDERKKEFDFECEFIKVLISLENNGITLNKEKLLNLQNILELNLKELENQIFNMVGLSFNLNSPKQLKEILYDKLKLPDNHKGSTNEAALQSIEHPIAELILEYRTASKVLSTYVLPLLELNVDNQENFKVRSNFLQTGTATGRLSSNNPNLQNIPARSKYASFLKEAFIPQTGYSFISLDYSQIELRMLAHFSQDENLLKAFLFDEDIHTRTAIEIFGTSDKDKRNYAKSINFGLIYGMGARRLSEELKIPYSDASDYIKKYFASFSLIKEYFENTKKQTKDLGYIKTLLGRKRFFKYTNDIKINNANDRECINSILQGSAADLIKLAMIKIYPYLSENAKLILQIHDELIFEVKDEYVLEFSKIAQNIMENAYGLKVKLKTSLSVGKSWDKLK from the coding sequence ATGAAAAAAATAATAGTAGTAGATACTTTAAATGTGCTATTTCGCTCTTATTATGCGATGAGGAATTTAAAAAGTGCAAAAGATGAAAAACCAATAGGAATGATATTTGGTTTATTAAATTTTATGTTAAAAATTGTTGAAGAAATTGAATGTGATTATGTAGTTTTTGCACTAGATAGCTCGGGCGGGTCATTTAGAAAAGAGCTTTTACCTGATTATAAGGCTAATAGAAAAGAATTAGAGCCTGAATTAAAAGAGCAAATTCCAGTATGTATTGAACTTATTAAAAAATCAGGATTTTTATCAATAGAAATGCCTAATTATGAAGCTGATGATATTATTGCTAGTGTTAGTAAGTTTGCTAAGCAACAAGGCTTATTTACTAGCATTTATTCAACCGATAAAGACCTTTATCAATTGCTTGATGACAATAATACCGAGTTAATTGGTAAGAATTATGAGATTATAAACGAGTTAGCTTGTATTGAGAAATTTGGAGTTAAGCCTTATCAAATGCTTGATTATTTAACCTTAGTAGGCGATAGTGCTGATAATTTTAAAGGTATTCCTGGTATTGGACCAGTTGCTGCTAAAAAACTATTAAACGAATACGATAGCCTTGATAATGTATATAAAAATCTAAATGTATTAGGCAATAAAAGTTCTCAAAAAAAATTAGCCGAACATAAAGATGATGCAGTTTTATCTAAAAAATTAGCAAAATTAGTTGATGATTTGCCTTTAGGAGATTTTCTAAGCAAGGCTAGTAAGCCAAGTATTAATATATTTAATAATATTGAAGATGAATTAAGAGAATTTGAATTATTTAAATTCTTAAAATTTATAGATAAACAAAATGAGATAAAAGAAGAAAAACAAGTAAGCTTAAAATATACAAAAACCTTATTAGATGATAAAGAAGAATTATTTAAGATTATAGACAATTTAGGTGATGAGGTTGGGTTTGACACCGAAACAACAGGGCTTAATTATGATGATAAGATAGTTGGATTTTCGTTTTGCAATCAAGATAAAAGCTATTATGTTCCAATACTACATAAAAATGCAAAAAATATTGCTAAAGAAGATGCTATAAAAGCTATAAATAAGATATTTGAAAAAGTAATAATAGGTCATAATTTAAAATTTGATTTAAAAATGCTGAAAAATGACTTAGGTATTTCATATCCAAAGAAATTTAAAGATAGTATGATAGCTGCTTGGCTACTTGATTCAAGTTCTAAATACTCACTTGATTATCTTGCTAAGGAGTATTTTGATTATACTTGTTTAGCTTATGAAGAAGTAGTTAAAAAGGGCGAAAATTTTAGCGATATTGATACCAAATTAGCTTGTGAATATGCAAGTGAAGATGCGTTTATAACTAAAGCAATTTATGAACACGCTTTTAAAAACTTAGATGATGAACGTAAAAAAGAATTTGATTTTGAATGTGAGTTTATTAAAGTTTTAATTTCTTTAGAAAATAATGGAATTACACTAAATAAAGAAAAATTATTAAATCTTCAAAATATATTAGAGCTTAATTTGAAAGAATTAGAAAATCAGATATTTAATATGGTTGGCTTAAGCTTTAATTTAAATTCTCCAAAGCAACTTAAAGAGATTTTATATGATAAATTAAAACTACCTGATAATCATAAAGGCTCAACCAATGAAGCAGCCTTGCAAAGCATAGAGCATCCTATTGCTGAATTGATTTTAGAATATAGAACCGCTAGCAAAGTCCTTAGCACTTATGTTTTACCATTGCTTGAGTTAAATGTAGATAATCAAGAGAATTTCAAAGTGCGTTCAAACTTTTTACAAACAGGCACAGCAACAGGAAGACTTAGCTCAAATAATCCAAATCTACAAAATATCCCTGCTAGAAGCAAATACGCAAGTTTTCTAAAAGAAGCTTTTATCCCGCAAACTGGCTATTCATTTATTAGTCTTGATTATTCTCAAATTGAGCTTAGAATGTTGGCTCATTTTAGCCAAGATGAAAATTTATTAAAAGCATTTTTATTTGATGAAGACATTCATACAAGAACTGCTATTGAGATTTTTGGCACGAGCGATAAAGATAAAAGAAATTATGCAAAAAGCATAAATTTTGGTCTAATTTATGGAATGGGTGCTAGAAGACTTAGTGAAGAGTTAAAAATACCATATAGTGATGCAAGTGATTATATTAAAAAATATTTTGCTTCTTTTAGTTTGATTAAAGAATATTTTGAAAATACAAAAAAACAAACAAAAGATTTAGGTTATATCAAAACGCTTTTAGGTAGGAAAAGATTTTTCAAATATACAAATGATATTAAGATAAATAATGCAAACGATAGAGAATGTATAAATAGCATTTTGCAAGGTTCGGCAGCAGATTTAATTAAATTAGCTATGATTAAGATTTATCCATATTTGAGTGAAAATGCAAAATTGATATTGCAAATTCACGATGAGTTAATTTTTGAAGTAAAAGATGAATATGTATTGGAATTTTCAAAAATAGCTCAAAATATAATGGAAAATGCTTATGGTTTAAAAGTTAAACTAAAAACGAGTTTGAGTGTTGGGAAAAGTTGGGATAAATTAAAATAA
- a CDS encoding TM2 domain-containing protein, with translation MDKSSYLMLLDNKISSEQKFMLSNKLDSLSEEKFKNLSCINYKHPILAMNLGFFFGILGIDRFYQGNRSLGFLKLGIFLIGLISVFLFIGIFILWALYIYVLIDIYFVYKAIQQSNYQKILQAIG, from the coding sequence ATGGACAAAAGTTCTTATTTAATGTTGCTTGATAATAAAATATCAAGCGAGCAAAAGTTTATGCTAAGCAATAAACTTGACAGCTTAAGTGAAGAAAAATTTAAAAATCTTTCTTGTATTAATTACAAACACCCTATATTGGCAATGAATTTAGGGTTTTTCTTCGGGATATTAGGTATTGATAGGTTTTATCAAGGTAATAGGTCTTTAGGTTTTTTAAAATTAGGAATATTTTTAATAGGCTTAATTAGTGTATTTCTTTTTATAGGGATATTTATTTTATGGGCTTTATATATTTATGTTTTAATAGATATTTATTTTGTATATAAAGCAATTCAACAAAGTAATTATCAAAAAATTTTACAAGCTATAGGCTAA